A stretch of DNA from Malus sylvestris chromosome 9, drMalSylv7.2, whole genome shotgun sequence:
TCTGACTTTTTCCTGGCTGATATTTTGACCTCCATGTCTAAGGTATGTATCCTGATGTTTACttttacaattatacaagtggtTTTGCATGTACTAGAGTGCAATTTTTGTGATTAAAAAAGCATATTAAACTTGTTGATTGTTGTGTAGTGTGTGTGCAAGTTTACTGTGGTTAACCTAATAGGAGTGTAGAATCAAGAAATAGTTTGGCATCTATGATATCTGATTGTCACCATGCCTTTTGATTCCAATTGTGTTTGTCATTCCTATGCAGGTGCTTTCAGATTTGGAGCGATCAGTATGTCGAATGGTCCATCGACAGGTTAGGGTTTCACCTTTTCATTGTGATTCTTCTTCTACGtccttttctctttttgctAATCACCCAAAAAATTGATTCTTATTCTAAAAGATTGTAAGATGCATTTCAGTGCATAAGAAAATTTGTAGCCTATGCTGAGCATCTTTAACTTTGGGTATAGTAAAATTTGAGCATCCATCTTTCATCTTCTGTCGTTGCCATGAAGCTCTTAGTGACGACTGAGGAGACAATAGTATAAGTTGCTAAAACAAATGGCAGTGATGGAGGAATTGCATCAACCAAACTGCTTACTTGTTTCTTCCTATGCTTTTGAGAAAACTATGGTGCCACGAAAAAATACATTCAAGTACAAATATGTAATTGAAGTTGCACAAAGTAATATGTCAAAAAAGTGATGAGGAGATTCATGTGCTAATACACATAatttgttatgtatttattttaaattgttctGTTGCATTGTTCAAGAGATCTTGTGGCGGACACTCTGACTGTGTCCCTTCAGTTCATGTTTCACTTTTGTTTGTTAAAGTGTTGCTACTTCACCTATATTTTATTAAGAGGTTTATATGAAAGCAGGTTGCCACTATTGCATGGTTTGAAGCTGACTCAGTTTGTGGAAGTCACTCTGTTGCAATCCCTGTGGTTCTTGTTTTGCCTTACCTTTTTCGTTTGTTTCAATGCCTTCGACAATATAAGGATACTGGGGAGAAAACAACCCTTCTAAATGGTACGCATACTAGGCCATCTTTCTTACATGTATTTCCTTCAATGGTTCTCATTGGCCTCAAATTCTTTCCTCAATTTGTTTGGCCATATTTCTTCCTATTAGAGATAACCATCatataatgtaaaaacatccaGCTATCTTGACTCTGTGGTGCATGCGAATTTTAGCGTGCGATCTTGCAATTCTTATTCTGTGCCCGCTCTCTTAAGTGCGGTTGGCAAGATCATTAAAGGTCTCTGTAATATCTGTGTTGCTTCACTTTATAATCTCTATTTCTATGTTTCTGAATACCTGCCGGTTTGTTATGAATTATTGATGGATTTGTTGCTTCATTACACTACTAATTTTTATCTGCTTCTGGTTTCAGCTTTGAAGTATTCTACTGCAGTACCTGTGATTTTTCTTTCAGCCCTCAAATATCATGTCTTCCCTGAAAAGTGGACGACCTTTTATCGGCCCCTCTGGCTTCTCTCAGGTGTTTTGAACTCTTTGTACTCGTTCTACTGGGACGTGACTAGAGATTGGGACTTAAGGTATGtgaaatgtttttgttcataCAATTACCACAGATTCACTCCACACGCAACCAGATTTAGAATGAACTCATGATCATACAATGGGAAACTTAATTTTCCATGCTGTTTGACGATTGTTTGCTTCTTTGTAAATCAGTGAAAAGGTGTTACGGGGCATATGAGAACATGGATTCTTCATGCTTAGAACTTGCTGCATCCTGAATACTATTTTGTCATgctctttaaatatctttttcccttttctcaGTGGTTTCACTCGGATTTTCAAGATCAGCAAGCAACAATTCTTGTCAAACCTCATACATGGACGGAAATGGGTAAGATTTAACTCGTCCTTAGAGCTAACGTCTCTAGAGCAATCCTCATTCATTGTTTGCTGTTGAAATCATTATGTGAATTGGGTTGCAGGTTTACTTCTGGGTGATAGGTAGCAACCTGATTCTGCGTTGTACCTGGACATACAAGCTCTCTTCCCATCTCCGCCACAATTACCTTACCGTATTCGCAATCACTGCCTTGGAGATTTTCCGCCGCTTCCAATGGGTTTTCTTCCGCGTAGAAAACGAGGTGAACAAGATGAGCTCTAAATCAAACATTCAGCTTTCCATGGCCGACAATCCAAATGAGGAAGACAGATTACTCGTCTCTAATGGCCACAGCGTATAGACCATCGACCAAATATCGCCTTCCCCAAATCCTCGCCATCCctagttttgtataattttttgcCCCTAGAGGgccctttgtttcttcaattgcAACTTACATGAACAAATGAAAAATGTTCCTTGTTGATAAATTGATTAGGCTGTTCAACATTGCAACATTAAGGAGAGAATATATACGGCACCTCATTTTGTGAAACGACATTCGTATAACGCTTCctttttgatatttttgtacAAGCGATTTTCTACTTTAAACTAATTCAGCTTAGGGAGAAGGATGTACTGAGAAAGCACATCCGATCCAATCAATGTGGCTATGCTCGCTCGCGTCTTTTGACTCCTCGTCGATATCTGAAAGTATGAAATTTTGAGCCAACAGCAATGGTGCTGCTGTTGAAGAATTTCCACcacatatttcatgcatttggTGCTGGCCAATCAAAGTTCATCTCCAGAGTGTTATGCACACGTGGCAAAGATCCAATTCGTCATTCGTTTACCCCTCAACCCAGATAATATGCACACATGCAAGACCAAACCCTCTTCAAGTATTAACCACCCACACACTTCCCACCTGAGACCACCAACCGTCATGAGTTAATGTCCAAATGTTAGCCGCCGGCGCTTTCACCGACCGCCATAGCCTGCCGGATCCAAGCATCCCGAGAGTGTTAACCATACTCTCTTTCGTTCTTGAAAAACTGGTGGCTCGAAATAACACGCTCGCAGATGACCTGAGCCAACAAATCAATGGGCGGAGCTGTGGCTCGGCGGGGATTGGAAGGAGCTTGGATGTGTTTCACGGCGTGAGGCGCCCGAGCATAAGCATACCCAAGTACTTGGAGAGGCTGTACAAGTACACAGATTGCAGTCCATCATGTTTTGTGGTTGGATATGCGTATATAGATAGGCTGCTTCATAAGCACCCTGACTCTCTTGTGTTGTCCTTGAACGTGCATAGGCTGCTGGTCACAAGCGTTATGGTTGCTTCTAAGATGCTCGATGATGTGTAAGTATTTATACCTGCATCGTCTTTAATTTTCATGAACTGGGGGATTTTGATTTGTGTCAAAGATTTGCTGgaatttccaattttttattcatttgattCAGATTGACACCAATTGTTGTAGTTCTAAGAAAAAGACGTGCGAGTAAGAGGCTTGTAGCTCAACTGTATATATATGAGCGAGCATTCACCTCTGCTCCCGAGGTCTTGTGTTCAGTTCTTCCCTCGCAACACATGCCCGAGGTTCTACGTTTGATTATGTTTGTGCTtctgtttacaaaattttgcaCATGCAGGCACTACAACAATGCGTTTTACGCCCGCGTCGGAGGAGTGAGCAATGCTGAACTAAACAAACTAGAACTGGAGTTGCTTTTCCTGTTGGATTTCGGGGTCACGGTGAGCTCTAGGGATTTCGAGAGCTATTGCTTCCACTTGGAGAAAGAAAATTTGCAGAACGGGGCATGCCGAATGATTGAAAGGCCATTGTTAGTCCTCAACGGTGTGGATGATGTACCTGAAATACCAGAAAATGCAGAGAGTAATTCCTTACCACCTCAGATATCA
This window harbors:
- the LOC126583156 gene encoding uncharacterized protein LOC126583156 isoform X3, whose protein sequence is MKGGSMPSIPRSTAAIMPSPAMLWRFKVLLFFAWGFICCKVGWDSVMRMSADLRDLFLYEAFLYYNPLLLVTMMVWFWGVNLWVFAQGNVNYAKIFDLDQNHLTHREIWKCATWMTIVVPTSMTAYLYLYSHGEVSLAASQPVLLYAAVAMLLIFPFDIFYLSSRFYLLRTLWRIVLPLQAISFSDFFLADILTSMSKVLSDLERSVCRMVHRQVATIAWFEADSVCGSHSVAIPVVLVLPYLFRLFQCLRQYKDTGEKTTLLNALKYSTAVPVIFLSALKYHVFPEKWTTFYRPLWLLSGVLNSLYSFYWDVTRDWDLSGFTRIFKISKQQFLSNLIHGRKWVYFWVIGSNLILRCTWTYKLSSHLRHNYLTVFAITALEIFRRFQWVFFRVENEVNKMSSKSNIQLSMADNPNEEDRLLVSNGHSV
- the LOC126583156 gene encoding uncharacterized protein LOC126583156 isoform X1, yielding MFGGVATVPSNSPHLRKSGSRPVVSDLGTSELENGAEEGFLRLIEGNDMKGGSMPSIPRSTAAIMPSPAMLWRFKVLLFFAWGFICCKVGWDSVMRMSADLRDLFLYEAFLYYNPLLLVTMMVWFWGVNLWVFAQGNVNYAKIFDLDQNHLTHREIWKCATWMTIVVPTSMTAYLYLYSHGEVSLAASQPVLLYAAVAMLLIFPFDIFYLSSRFYLLRTLWRIVLPLQAISFSDFFLADILTSMSKVLSDLERSVCRMVHRQVATIAWFEADSVCGSHSVAIPVVLVLPYLFRLFQCLRQYKDTGEKTTLLNALKYSTAVPVIFLSALKYHVFPEKWTTFYRPLWLLSGVLNSLYSFYWDVTRDWDLSGFTRIFKISKQQFLSNLIHGRKWVYFWVIGSNLILRCTWTYKLSSHLRHNYLTVFAITALEIFRRFQWVFFRVENEVNKMSSKSNIQLSMADNPNEEDRLLVSNGHSV
- the LOC126583157 gene encoding cyclin-U1-1, with translation MLAAGAFTDRHSLPDPSIPRVLTILSFVLEKLVARNNTLADDLSQQINGRSCGSAGIGRSLDVFHGVRRPSISIPKYLERLYKYTDCSPSCFVVGYAYIDRLLHKHPDSLVLSLNVHRLLVTSVMVASKMLDDVHYNNAFYARVGGVSNAELNKLELELLFLLDFGVTVSSRDFESYCFHLEKENLQNGACRMIERPLLVLNGVDDVPEIPENAESNSLPPQISEVTLSSSLPQIVD
- the LOC126583156 gene encoding uncharacterized protein LOC126583156 isoform X2, producing MFGGVATVPSNSPHLRKSGTSELENGAEEGFLRLIEGNDMKGGSMPSIPRSTAAIMPSPAMLWRFKVLLFFAWGFICCKVGWDSVMRMSADLRDLFLYEAFLYYNPLLLVTMMVWFWGVNLWVFAQGNVNYAKIFDLDQNHLTHREIWKCATWMTIVVPTSMTAYLYLYSHGEVSLAASQPVLLYAAVAMLLIFPFDIFYLSSRFYLLRTLWRIVLPLQAISFSDFFLADILTSMSKVLSDLERSVCRMVHRQVATIAWFEADSVCGSHSVAIPVVLVLPYLFRLFQCLRQYKDTGEKTTLLNALKYSTAVPVIFLSALKYHVFPEKWTTFYRPLWLLSGVLNSLYSFYWDVTRDWDLSGFTRIFKISKQQFLSNLIHGRKWVYFWVIGSNLILRCTWTYKLSSHLRHNYLTVFAITALEIFRRFQWVFFRVENEVNKMSSKSNIQLSMADNPNEEDRLLVSNGHSV